A DNA window from Myxocyprinus asiaticus isolate MX2 ecotype Aquarium Trade chromosome 15, UBuf_Myxa_2, whole genome shotgun sequence contains the following coding sequences:
- the LOC127452918 gene encoding protein S100-A16-like yields MESAIKTVVMQYLSSARGKESLSGKSFQKLVQGQLGNILADTDSASAVKDMMKGLDDNKDGKVSFEEYLRLVGYVANSMSEQRAQNNTASGQQAESQKH; encoded by the exons ATGGAAAGTGCCATTAAGACGGTTGTTATGCAGTACCTGTCTTCAGCACGGGGGAAAGAGAGCCTGAGTGGGAAGAGTTTCCAAAAGTTAGTCCAGGGACAGCTGGGCAACATCCTGGCT GACACAGACAGTGCTTCAGCAGTGAAAGACATGATGAAAGGACTAGATGACAACAAAGATGGGAAAGTCAGTTTCGAGGAGTATCTGAGGCTGGTGGGCTATGTGGCTAACTCAATGAGTGAACAGAGAGCACAGAACAACACAGCCAGTGGACAACAGGCCGAATCCCAAAAGCACTGA